In one Brienomyrus brachyistius isolate T26 chromosome 7, BBRACH_0.4, whole genome shotgun sequence genomic region, the following are encoded:
- the mmp11b gene encoding stromelysin-3 — translation MMLTPRLLSSALALLLSLCAHSLPVPEGKASNRYKAAAGWLEKPHLYPDKKRGRPVHAQDTVKEAFDMKGVPSGNDSELGRRPRCGVPDYTAREVLEAVEKARAHGRGQRRRQRRFVLFGGRWDKTNLTYKIVRFPWQMSEDKVRRVLQEALRVWSDVTPLNFKEVHGGRADIIIDFTRYWHGDSLPFDGPGGILAHAFFPRTHREGDIHFDYDESWTVGNSMGTDLLQVAAHEFGHVLGLQHSLEPGSVMSPFYSFSYPLELSDDDRRGIQYLYGPRKPSTPPPVIPETNEIHNIPDACRTDFDAVSMIRGELFFFKSRYVWRIRDGRLQAGYPALASRHWNGIPESIDAAFEDKAGNIWFFRGHSYWVYDGERRIKGPDPVSSLGLPVSDIQAALMGGRGKEQKTYFFKDGSYWQFDPLGNRVEDAQPRSLQDWWGVPRNIDAAFQDRYGYAHFLSGKQYWKVDPKEGGVLEGYPRSIGMDFFDCASSTY, via the exons CCTTGCTACTTTCCCTCTGTGCTCATTCCCTTCCCGTACCCGAAGGGAAAGCATCCAACAGGTACAAAGCTGCAGCG GGATGGCTGGAGAAGCCCCATCTGTACCCGGACAAAAAGCGGGGACGTCCCGTCCATGCTCAGGACACAGTGAAGGAGGCCTTCGACATGAAGGGGGTCCCCTCCGGAAATGACTCTGAGCTGGGGAGGCGGCCCCGCTGCGGGGTGCCGGACTACACTGCGCGCGAGGTCCTTGAGGCGGTGGAGAAGGCGAGGGCCCACGGGAGGGGGCAGCGGCGACGGCAGCGGCGGTTTGTGCTCTTCGGGGGACGCTGGGACAAGACCAACCTCACCTACAA gatcGTCCGCTTTCCCTGGCAGATGAGTGAGGACAAGGTGCGGCGtgtcctgcaggaggcgctgcgCGTCTGGAGCGACGTCACCCCTCTCAACTTCAAAGAGGTCCACGGGGGCCGGGCTGACATCATAATCGACTTCACAAG GTACTGGCATGGAGACAGCCTGCCCTTCGATGGGCCGGGGGGCATCCTGGCCCACGCCTTCTTTCCCAGGACCCACCGCGAGGGCGACATACACTTCGACTATGACGAGAGCTGGACTGTAGGCAACAGCATGG gaACGGACCTGCTCCAGGTGGCCGCCCACGAGTTCGGCCACGTTTTGGGCCTGCAGCACTCGCTGGAGCCCGGTTCCGTCATGTCACCCTTCTACAGCTTCTCTTACCCCCTGGAGCTAAGCGACGATGACAGACGAGGCATCCAGTACCTGTATGGCCCCCGGAAACCATCCACCCCTCCGCCAGTCATCCCGGAGACCAATGAGATCCATAACATT CCAGATGCCTGCAGGACGGACTTCGACGCCGTGTCCATGATCCGCGGCGAGCTGTTCTTCTTCAAGTCCCGCTACGTGTGGCGCATACGTGACGGGCGCTTGCAGGCGGGGTACCCTGCACTAGCCTCCCGCCACTGGAACGGCATCCCCGAAAGTATCGACGCTGCCTTCGaagacaaggcggggaacaTCTGGTTCTTTCGAG gTCACAGCTATTGGGTGTATGACGGCGAGCGGCGGATAAAGGGACCGGACCCGGTGAGCAGCCTGGGCCTCCCCGTCTCCGACATCCAGGCTGCTCTCATGGGGGGTCGAGGCAAGGAGCAGAAGACCTACTTCTTCAAGGACGGCAGCTACTGGCAATTTGACCCGCTGGGGAACCGGGTGGAGGATGCCCAGCCACGCAGCCTGCAGGACTGGTGGGGCGTGCCCAGGAACATCGACGCTGCCTTCCAGGATCGATACG GGTACGCTCACTTCCTCAGCGGAAAACAGTACTGGAAGGTGGACCCGAAGGAGGGCGGAGTTTTGGAGGGATACCCCCGCAGCATCGGCATGGACTTCTTCGACTGTGCCTCGTCCACTTACTGA
- the smarcb1b gene encoding SWI/SNF-related matrix-associated actin-dependent regulator of chromatin subfamily B member 1b: protein MRNGSFFTAKMALSKTFGQKPLKFQLEEDGDFYMIGSEVGNYLRMFRGSLYKRYPSLWRRLASVEERKKIVASSHDHGYTTLATSVTLLKASEVEEIFEGNDEKYKAVSISTEPPAYLREQKAKRNSQWVPTLPNSSHHLDAVPCSTTINRNRVGRDKKRTFPLCFDDHDPAVIHENATQLEVLVPIRLDMEIDGQKLRDAFTWNMNEKLMTPEMFAEILCDDLDLNPLTFVPAIASAIRQQIESYPTDSILDEQTDQRVIIKLNIHVGNISLVDQFEWDMSEKDNSPETFALKLCSELGLGGEFVTTIAYSIRGQLSWHQRTYAFSENPLPTVEIAIRNTGDADQWCPLLETLTDAEMEKKIRDQDRNTRRMRRLANTAPAW from the exons ATGCGCAATGGTTCGTTTTTCACAGCCAAGATGGCGCTAAGCAAAACTTTTGGGCAGAAGCCTCTTAAATTTCAGCTAGAAGAAGATGGGGATTTTTACATGATTGGATCAGAG GTAGGAAATTATCTGCGTATGTTCAGGGGTTCCCTGTACAAAAGGTACCCATCACTCTGGAGGAGACTCGCTTCGGTggaggaaagaaagaaaatagtAGCATCGTCACACG ATCATGGTTACACAACTCTAGCCACCAGTGTGACTCTGCTGAAGGCATCTGAAGTGGAGGAGATCTTCGAGGGAAATGATGAGAAGTACAAAGCCGTGTCCATCAGCACAGAGCCCCCAGCCTATCTCAG GGAACAAAAGGCGAAACGGAACAGCCAGTGGGTCCCCACACTTCCCAATAGCTCGCACCACCTGGATGCTGTGCCCTGCTCCACCACCATCAACCGCAATCGCGTGGGCCGTGACAAGAAGCGTACCTTCCCTCTCTG CTTCGATGACCATGACCCCGCTGTTATCCACGAGAACGCCACCCAGCTGGAGGTCTTGGTCCCCATCCGCCTGGACATGGAGATCGATGGACAGAAGCTGAGGGACGCCTTCACGTGGAACATGAATG AGAAGCTCATGACCCCGGAGATGTTCGCCGAGATCCTGTGCGACGACCTAGACCTGAATCCCTTGACCTTCGTCCCCGCCATCGCGTCGGCCATTCGCCAGCAGATCGAGTCCTACCCCACGGACAGCATCCTAGATGAGCAGACAGATCAGAGGGTCATCATCAAG CTGAACATCCACGTGGGGAACATCTCCCTGGTGGACCAGTTCGAGTGGGACATGTCTGAGAAGGATAACTCGCCAGAGACGTTTGCCCTTAAGCTGTGCTCCGAGTTGGGCCTGGGCGGCGAGTTCGTCACCACCATCGCCTACAGCATCCGCGGCCAGCTCAGCTGGCACCAGAGGACATACGCCTTCAG TGAGAACCCCCTGCCCACCGTGGAGATCGCCATCCGCAATACAGGAGACGCCGACCAgtggtgccccctgctggagacgCTGACGGACGCCGAGATGGAGAAGAAAATCCGAGACCAGGATAGGAACACTAG ACGCATGAGACGTCTTGCGAACACGGCCCCAGCCTGgtaa